The following coding sequences are from one Anabas testudineus chromosome 16, fAnaTes1.2, whole genome shotgun sequence window:
- the si:dkey-40m6.8 gene encoding uncharacterized protein si:dkey-40m6.8 isoform X1, with protein MRPHCWVMVALAGIMSYFSPERALGAPQREVSQTRAASLSPPPYVVILISCSGLVSFVLLLLTCLCCKRGGVGFNVSLQHEFDNADGEECSGGSSPIQEDSLSSCPSLPEVYTLPVRDRPSCPALQDGADSKSHCFKRHTLNYLQEIGNGWFGKVILAEVLCDCSSSQAVVKELRISASPLEQRKFLAESEPYRSLKHPNILQCLGQCSESIPFLLVMEFCQLGDLKRYLRAQRKSDGMTPDLPTRDLLTLQRMAFEITSGLLHLHENNYIHSDLALRNCLLTSDLTVRIGDYGLSHNHYKEDYYLTPDKLWIPLRWIAPELLEEYRGSLIVTDQTKTSNVWSLGVVIWELFEFGSQPHRHLSDEEVLTFVIRERQITLAQPRLKLSHADYWYEIMQSCWLPPSQRPSVAEIFLLLSSLLAAERGMARGSVREEDEEDEEYEHGRGESEESFERRWDLLRPPAFQTAANERQREREYARKDRDNSYPLLDPVGNCITPSSSELDDILTVTETSKGLNFEYFWEKAHARRGYKPLPPPQPIPTVNNNHRQSLDTPTVVPVISARSPSLASEYYIRLEEHTPQDKSPTFKGKTQSSFHSDSICPGDMELVEIRSGMLGKERVPYCSSDKCGKSLQTVRSSEVQLQVPNTGVAEFRDTSSRVTDFSVVDLGDDDDEEKKKSGEPDRKSFTSSQAPVLPPKPRSMSMSSANQLHSRPLPAPPLGYRGLPHYTISGKIETDPHHMSSCPPSTFDHLGLHRSRQTLPPSPSLSPSLPPSSHPIYPQPPQMCPPPLPPHSKPQRSCPSYNTADTYSRYSRPQTQRSHRDPLSCDLSNREGGTRHAASLHNSKETSHPRAKIFDSPVRRENPLRPIYRNLPRSQPTNPQIDRQSSSSPTYSDEDDSPFMSPERPSSGITITHSSLSEDADPVTVELFSRGMKRTQSRLDTILPAIWKEDAELQAEHVAAAKKSPMHLFLTEISTVTESSESKSETSWEGQKEEKSDGERWGNIVLPNRGMRRSQSLITELGSTGQSWGPEKHINRTGAEEDNSDTKESCPKDLFLTEIDTGRIDTNVEGGSESDPVKYLYPAGSRLRPYVCAPGLPSYTEAEEAYSKGMRRSRSLLSEITIGKQDSDLQQVEKDSRRTEMTREEFLKEIQSAETFLTEIISRQNVAATQKEAESAYSPTPLSPEYESICIDPNSAQTIRFQSESSIRASNKGKDDAQTEAIYAQVTKRAKKSEIKVSVRPEIPVLHIGPNAQAFTLDNQGKNADHCQSGEFVFSEIMPKNGLLHNKTLACQKEEEECADGPALPARVEATALSDVSPIEFTESVKESNTVIQRENTSPCTNETDSQKAAVIGNGEIAIEDLQPISPESQDQTCGKSETRSYDPEKENNHTDSEIITAPDFFNSKNVDPQNDGKGFAEVKHSQAADKTATPAATPTTPDWDPSSDISLVTPTDSVLSPMTSSSADCLTPSDSWAGGGGGLGSSGWRALGNETPHRDSAYFSDSDWEGDGMNRRNSDGLIASSRPSSSRGVERGILTGIEERTEEEGEIGEKSPLRNSIQMLEKKGDTEEETLVISYQNAPENDKHIPYKELESTQRDDSGIFHNEIKKSPLLCDDPQAKDCIDLIDKLFSQLDEEPLKGFPHSGGYPIDNHYTDGIISQITDCKYKDSAENNLILHSKNLAETDILIETVSGSQSKDCMFRPSVTETDIDLSALNSLECVNDTVETQVDDSECRLSKLYGIQSSDATLTDEAPSVVEPSDDRKSVADKVIGQMCPSWEEVGVEQPGRHEKSPGLDRNELGLRNLRCEDCSEDKAVTTETEKQLAAAELSNAMKEKSPLRGAARGINSANNLDKDSCEGLDVKTKELWSALEEDEEKQGSGVVRGEFDCHRFSQSRNLCLWPDENDQWASPEKRCQDVDLRSEFFSGYNNKAWEVRERLVVGQEFWETEENDELAGSEPHPAVLEGCEETWNDETQGLSGNLSVKEKWDSRDGDSDQAAQVIDIQQEENIENLGEIYSFKQENEISGIKIENIETPKQESLEQGERQISSCTETVRDRVLQLSSTETEENQNFNRWPQDHLCKIHKEEQTSAEHAGTEAGSDFENFSPTLENKSPNKSICIIEAPLENFSDLENVESGIDSGAEMKPWLSRQYIEESISIMNEEENYRDTPVQSNPCCPRELDVQEDIDESYAQVQDNFSSVDFPSPPPSIDLDVQDDKLESLDDSFPSPPPSVIEAEEFISHINLDDFNASTETEPYISPTHDTDVLEPLLQELLPATTHNKGISANLSIPTVHITLHDDSDLTSNIESQDEHDNLSQKTSPDPPSSPQVPLNNLPELLISEWKDLDEEPLEDFEKLEQLCCISGDEEDTLGDLFLGNLELLESLKKTPDQKGSNADNSGTGEVTCGTSTIEGNKMDLKDHRISENSGKLAESAQTMIVDSQDRMSPREERNDKLRSTCQTSDVKDQGSLSKMTTKNGLMMQVCEERLQFSLSENVKTNVLWGTTIKDTVVLRPWGEQITESSEEVKVTLKEQEENESEEEQKSVFSIQPHIESDETKVEPLTVIEQSEVITPQPIANQAMKAKLARLSLALPPLALTLPLTPTGKGGFGDGAIGNRIGRRRALSSGSDPDDEEEDEQEDESSRRVIVVTETDVDKRIGLRSLLKSPKEPMDRERDRGRNVSFFDDVTIYLFDQETPTNELSTSAPTSPAAVSVKSTKLDLHGPNIKSKEVKKKEDLSIKPRSPVGANPVTSSRFTVSPADDPHLV; from the exons ATGCGGCCACACTGCTGGGTGATGGTAGCGCTGGCGGGGATCATGTCGTACTTCAGCCCGGAGAGAGCCCTCGGAGCCCCGCAGAGGGAAG TTTCTCAGACCAGGGCTGcatccctctctcctccaccctACGTTGTCATCCTCATCTCCTGCTCGGGACTCGTCTCTTTTGTTCTGCTGCTCCTCACCTGCCTGTGCTGTAAGAGAGGAGGAGTGGGATTCAATGTAAGTCTTCAACAT GAGTTTGACAATGCAGATGGGGAGGAGTGCTCTGGAGGCTCCAGTCCTATCCAGGAGGACAGCCTGTCATCATGTCCCTCCCTCCCTGAGGTCTACACCTTACCAGTCAGAGACAGGCCGAGCTGCCCCGCCCTGCAGGATGGAGCAG attCAAAGTCTCATTGCTTCAAAAGGCACACGTTAAACTACCTTCAGGAGATAGGAAACGGCTGGTTTGGAAAG GTGATCCTGGCTGAAGTGCTGTGTGATTGCAGCTCCTCTCAGGCTGTAGTGAAGGAGCTGCGTATCAGTGCCAGCCCCCTGGAGCAGAGGAAGTTCTTGGCTGAATCTGAGCCATACAG GAGCCTAAAACATCCCAACATCCTTCAGTGTTTAGGACAGTGCAGTGAGAGCATCCCGTTCCTCCTGGTCATGGAGTTCTGTCAACTG GGTGACCTGAAAAGGTATCTCCGAGCCCAGCGCAAGTCTGATGGGATGACTCCAGACCTGCCAACCCGGGATTTGTTGACTCTCCAGAGAATGGCCTTTGAGATCACGTCAGGCCTGCTGCATCTCCATGAAAACAACTACATCCACAG TGATCTGGCTTTAAGAAACTGCCTGTTGACCTCAGACCTCACTGTTAGGATAGGTGACTATGGCCTTTCTCACAACCATTATAAG GAGGACTATTATCTAACTCCAGACAAGCTATGGATTCCTCTACGCTGGATCGCTCCTGAGCTCTTGGAGGAGTACAGAGGATCTCTCATTGTTACTGACCAAACCAAGACCAGCAACGTGTG GTCTTTGGGGGTGGTGATATGGGAGCTGTTTGAGTTTGGCTCTCAGCCCCACAGACACCTGAGTGATGAAGAGGTGCTGACCTTCGTcattagagagagacagatcaCACTGGCCCAGCCCAGACTCAAACTCTCCCATGCAGACTACTG gtACGAAATCATGCAGTCCTGCTGGCTACCTCCGTCTCAACGTCCTTCTGTAGCTGAGATattccttctcctctcctccctcttggCCGCTGAGCGAGGAATGGCGAGGGGGAGTGTCagggaagaagatgaagaggacgaGGAGTATGAGCATGGCAGAGGGGAGAGTGAGGAGTCATTTGAAAGACGCTGGGACTTACTTCGCCCACCTGCCTTTCAGACTGCAGCAAATGAacggcaaagagagagagagtacgccagaaaagacagagataaCTCCTACCCCCTGCTGGACCCCGTGGGGAACTGTATCACCCCATCCTCGTCTGAACTGGATGACATCTTGACAGTCACTGAAACTAGTAAAGGCTTGAACTTTGAGTATTTCTGGGAGAAGGCTCATGCCAGACGAGGATATaaacctcttcctcctcctcagccaaTCCCAACTGTGAATAATAACCACAGACAGTCTTTGGACACTCCCACTGTGGTCCCAGTTATTAGCGCCCGCAGTCCCTCCCTTGCCAGTGAGTACTACATCAGATTAGAGGAGCACACTCCACAGGATAAGTCGCCAACTTTTAAAGGAAAGACACAGTCCTCTTTCCATTCAGACTCGATTTGCCCTGGGGACATGGAGCTGGTGGAGATTCGTAGTGGGATGCTTGGAAAAGAGCGGGTCCCTTATTGTTCCTCTGACAAGTGTGGAAAGAGCCTCCAGACTGTCAGATCCAGTGAGGTTCAGCTCCAGGTGCCCAACACAGGTGTGGCAGAGTTCAGAGACACTTCGAGCAGAGTGACTGACTTCTCGGTGGTCGATTTAGGCGATGATGATGAcgaggagaagaaaaagagcgGTGAGCCAGATAGAAAATCCTTCACAAGTTCTCAAGCCCCGGTCCTTCCTCCTAAGCCTCGCTCTATGTCCATGTCATCAGCCAACCAACTACACTCGCGCCCCCTTCCTGCCCCTCCGCTCGGATATAGAGGATTGCCTCACTACACCATCAGTGGAAAAATCGAGACAGACCCACATCACATGAGCAGCTGCCCACCCTCTACCTTTGATCATCTGGGGCTCCATCGCTCTAGACAGACTCTACCCCCATCCCCGTCCCTCTCGCCTTCCCTTCCCCCATCGAGCCATCCAATTTACCCTCAACCTCCTCAAATGtgtcctccacctcttcctccacaCTCCAAACCACAAAGAAGCTGTCCCAGCTACAACACAGCTGACACTTATTCGAGATACAGTAGGCCGCAGACGCAAAGATCCCATAGAGACCCACTATCCTGTGACTTGTCTAACAGAGAGGGTGGTACTAGACATGCAGCATCATTGCACAACTCCAAGGAGACTTCTCATCCACGTGCAAAAATCTTTGACTCCCCTGTTCGCAGAGAAAACCCTTTACGTCCTATTTATCGCAATTTACCCCGCTCTCAGCCCACAAACCCGCAGATTGACAGGCAGTCATCATCCAGTCCCACCTACTCAGATGAGGACGATTCTCCCTTCATGTCCCCTGAGAGGCCCAGCAGTGGGATTACTATCACTCACTCCAGCCTATCTGAAGATGCAGACCCAGTTACTGTAGAGCTCTTCTCCAGGGGAATGAAAAGGACTCAGTCACGCCTTGACACCATCCTGCCTGCCATATGGAAGGAAGATGCTGAACTTCAGGCAGAACATGTGGCTGCAGCCAAAAAATCCCCCATGCATCTGTTTCTGACAGAGATATCAACTGTAACAGAGTCTAGTGAGTCCAAGTCAGAGACCTCATGGgagggacagaaagaggagaaaagcgATGGAGAGAGATGGGGGAACATCGTGCTGCCAAACAGAGGAATGCGCCGCTCCCAGTCACTGATTACAGAGCTGGGTTCAACCGGACAGTCATGGGGACCAGAGAAACATATCAATAGGACAGGAGCTGAAGAGGACAATTCCGACACTAAAGAATCATGCCCAAAGGATCTTTTTCTCACAGAGATCGACACAGGAAGGATAGACACAAATGTGGAGGGAGGATCAGAAAGTGACCCAGTAAAATACCTCTATCCTGCTGGGTCTAGATTGCGACCCTACGTTTGTGCTCCAGGCCTTCCATCATACACTGAGGCTGAGGAGGCTTACTCAAAGGGAATGCGGAGATCTCGGTCCCTCCTCTCTGAGATCACCATCGGAAAGCAGGATTCTGATCTACAGCAGGTTGAGAAGGACTCACGGAGAACTGAAATGACCAGGGAAGAGTTCCTGAAGGAGATACAGTCAGCAGAGACCTTTCTGACTGAAATCATATCAAGACAAAATGTTGCAGCAACCCAGAAAGAAGCAGAGTCAGCTTACTCCCCAACTCCACTATCACCTGAATATGAGTCCATTTGCATTGACCCGAACTCTGCTCAGACCATCAGATTTCAGTCAGAGAGCTCCATACGAGCATCCaataaaggaaaagatgatGCACAAACTGAGGCCATCTATGCCCAAGTGACCAAGCGTGCTAAAAAGAGTGAGATAAAGGTTTCAGTGAGACCTGAGATCCCAGTTCTTCACATAGGACCAAACGCACAAGCTTTTACACTGGACAACCAAGGAAAAAATGCTGACCACTGCCAATCTGGagagtttgtgttttcagaaataatGCCTAAAAATGGTTTattacacaacaaaacacttgCATGtcagaaagaagaggaggagtgtGCAGATGGTCCTGCCTTACCTGCTAGAGTGGAGGCAACAGCTCTCTCAGATGTATCTCCCATTGAATTCACTGAGAGTGTTAAAGAGTCTAACACTGTGATACAACGTGAAAACACATCGCCCTGTACAAATGAAACAGATTCTCAAAAGGCTGCTGTTATTGGGAATGGTGAGATAGCGATAGAAGACCTACAGCCCATTAGTCCAGAGAGTCAGGATCAAACATGTGGGAAGAGTGAGACCAGGTCATATGAtcctgagaaagaaaataaccACACTGACTCTGAAATCATAACAGCACCTGATTTTTTTAACTCTAAAAATGTTGATCCCCAAAATGATGGTAAAGGTTTTGCAGAGGTGAAACACAGTCAAGCTGCTGATAAAACAGCCACTCCTGCCGCCACTCCAACCACTCCGGACTGGGACCCGTCCTCTGACATCTCACTCGTCACACCAACCGACTCAGTCCTGTCACCGATGACTTCCAGCTCAGCCGACTGCCTTACACCTAGCGACTCATGGgcggggggaggaggaggactgggaAGCAGTGGCTGGCGGGCTCTGGGAAATGAAACACCGCATCGAGACTCTGCCTATTTCTCAGACAGTGACTGGGAAGGAGATGGGATGAACAGGAGGAACAGTGATGGGCTAATTGCCTCCAGCAGGCCAAGCAGCAGTCGAGGAGTGGAAAGGGGAATATTGACAGGGATCGAGGAAAGAactgaagaggagggagagataGGAGAAAAGAGCCCTTTAAGAAATAGTATTCAGATGTTAGAAAAGAAAGGTGACACTGAAGAAGAGACACTTGTTATATCATATCAAAATGCTcctgaaaatgacaaacatatTCCATACAAAGAGCTGGAGTCAACACAGAGAGATGATTCTGGCATTTTCCACAATGAAATCAAAAAGTCCCCACTGCTGTGCGATGATCCGCAGGCCAAAGACTGCATTGACTTAATTGATAAGTTGTTCTCACAATTAGATGAGGAGCCACTGAAAGGGTTCCCACACAGCGGTGGGTATCCAATAGACAACCACTACACAGATGGCATCATCTCTCAGATAACAGATTGCAAATACAAGGACTCTGCAGAGAACAACTTAATTCTTCATTCCAAGAACCTCGCCGAGACAGATATTTTGATCGAGACTGTATCTGGCAGTCAGTCAAAGGATTGTATGTTCCGACCAAGTGTTACAGAAACAGATATCGATCTCTCTGCACTGAATTCCCTCGAATGTGTAAATGACACTGTGGAAACCCAAGTGGATGACAGTGAGTGCAGATTATCTAAATTGTATGGCATTCAATCTAGTGATGCCACACTTACAGATGAAGCGCCATCGGTAGTCGAGCCAAGTGATGACAGGAAGTCTGTCGCTGATAAAGTGATTGGACAGATGTGTCCTTCTTGGGAAGAGGTTGGTGTTGAACAACCTGGGAGGCATGAAAAGAGTCCTGGTCTTGATCGCAACGAGCTGGGCCTGAGAAACCTTCGCTGTGAGGACTGCAGCGAGGACAAGGCAGTCACAAcggagacagagaaacagctggcCGCTGCAGAGCTGAGTAATGCCATGAAGGAAAAATCGCCTCTGAGAGGAGCAGCAAGAGGAATAAACTCTGCTAACAATTTGGATAAAGACTCCTGCGAGGGACTGGATGTGAAGACCAAAGAGTTGTGGAGTGCtctggaggaggatgaagaaaaacaaggatCTGGTGTGGTTAGAGGAGAGTTTGACTGCCATCGTTTTTCACAATCAAGAAACTTGTGCTTATGGCCTGATGAAAATGACCAGTGGGCTTCTCCAGAGAAGAGATGCCAAGATGTGGACCTAAGATCAGAATTCTTCTCTGGCTACAATAATAAGGCATGGGAGGTGAGGGAGCGTCTTGTAGTGGGTCAAGAGTTTTgggaaactgaagaaaatgatGAACTTGCAGGAAGTGAACCCCACCCTGCTGTTCTGGAGGGCTGTGAAGAAACCTGGAACGATGAAACTCAAGGACTTAGTGGTAATCTCAGTGTGAAGGAAAAATGGGACTCTAGAGATGGTGATAGCGACCAGGCAGCACAAGTAATAGACATACAGCAGGAGGAAAACATTGAGAATCTGGGAgaaatttacagttttaagCAAGAAAACGAAATCTCAGGCATTAAAATAGAGAATATAGAAACCCCAAAGCAAGAATCCTTGGAGCAAGGGGAGAGGCAGATTTCATCGTGCACAGAGACAGTCAGGGACAGGGTACTTCAGCTAAgctccacagagacagaagagaatCAAAATTTTAACAGATGGCCTCAGGATCACCTCTGCAAGATCCATAAGGAGGAGCAGACATCAGCTGAACATGCTGGCACAGAAGCAGGCTCTGATTTTGAGAACTTTAGTCCCACTCTAGAGAATAAAAGCCCAAATAAATCTATTTGCATCATCGAAGCTCCTCTTGAGAACTTTTCAGACCTGGAAAATGTTGAGTCAGGCATAGATTCAGGGGCTGAAATGAAACCATGGCTTTCTAGGCAATACATAGAAGAAAGCATAAGTATTATGAACGAGGAGGAGAATTACAGAGACACGCCTGTTCAATCAAATCCATGTTGCCCCCGTGAACTTGATGTACAGGAGGATATAGATGAGTCATATGCACAGGTGCAGGACAATTTTAGCTCAGTAGATTTTCCAAGTCCCCCACCAAGCATAGACCTTGATGTGCAAGATGATAAACTGGAGAGTTTAGATGACTCTTTTCCAAGTCCGCCACCATCTGTTATAGAGGCAGAGGAGTTTATTAGTCACATTAATCTAGACGACTTTAATGCTAGCACTGAGACAGAACCGTATATATCCCCAACTCATGACACAGATGTTTTAGAGCCACTTCTGCAAGAATTGCTGCCTGCTACAACTCACAATAAAGGGATCTCAGCTAATCTGAGCATACCCACTGTACATATAACACTGCATGATGACAGTGACCTCACCTCCAACATAGAGAGTCAAGATGAACATGATAATctgtcacagaaaacatcacCTGACCCCCCATCCTCACCCCAAGTTCCCCTCAATAACCTCCCAGAATTACTGATTTCTGAGTGGAAAGATTTGGATGAGGAGCCCCTGGAGGATTTTGAAAAACTGGAACAGCTGTGCTGCATATCTGGAGATGAGGAGGACACTCTAGGAGACCTTTTCTTGGGGAACCTGGAGCTCCTGGAGTCTTTGAAGAAAACACCTGATCAAAAAGGCAGCAATGCTGACAATAGCGGTACAGGTGAGGTGACATGCGGCACCTCTACTATAGAAGGGAACAAGATGGATTTGAAGGATCATAGGATCTCTGAAAACTCTGGTAAGTTGGCAGAATCTGCACAAACCATGATCGTGGATTCCCAAGACAGAATGTCACCTCGTGAGGAGAGGAATGACAAGCTGAGATCAACTTGCCAAACATCTGACGTCAAAGACCAGGGATCTCTATCGAAGATGACAACGAAGAATGGCCTCATGATGCAG GTGTGTGAGGAGAGGCTGCAGTTCTCActcagtgaaaatgtgaaaacaaatgtgcttTGGGGGACGACTATTAAAGACACTGTTGTGCTCCGGCCCTGGGGGGAACAAATCACCGAGAGCAGCGAAGAAGTGAAAGTCACACtgaaagaacaagaagagaaTGAAAG cgAAGAGGAGCAGAAAAGTGTATTCAGCATTCAGCCCCATATTGAGTCTGATGAAACTAAAGTTGAGCCGCTCACTGTGATCGAACAGTCTGAGGTCATAACACCTCAGCCTATTGCAAACCAGGCAATGAAAG CAAAACTAGCTCGTCTGTCTCTCGCCCTCCCTCCTCTTGCTCTGACTCTTCCCCTCACTCCCACCGGTAAAGGTGGATTTGGAGACGGTGCCATTGGAAATCGTATCGGAAGGCGGAGAGCTCTGTCATCAGGAAGCGACCCTgacgatgaggaggaggatgagcagGAAGACGAAAGCTCCCGAAGGGTGATTGTCGTTACAGAAACCGATGTGGACAAACGGATCGGACTGAGGAGTCTCCTGAAATCACCCAAAGAACcaatggacagagagagggacagaggacGAAATGTGTCCTTTTTTGAT